One genomic segment of Macaca fascicularis isolate 582-1 chromosome 19, T2T-MFA8v1.1 includes these proteins:
- the ANKLE1 gene encoding ankyrin repeat and LEM domain-containing protein 1 isoform X8 has protein sequence MCSEALLARRLRAALREEEPWAVEELLRCGADPNLVLEDGAAAVHLAAGARHPRGLRCLGALLRQGGDPNARSVEALTPLHVAAAWGCRRGLELLLSQGANPALRDQDGLRPLDLALQQGHLECARVLQDLDTRTRTRTRIGAETQEPEAAPGTPGLAGSPDEMLDSIALQTQPCRGDNRDMGLEADPGPPSLPVPLEIVDKDGSSASPPGPWDYSSDASFITAVEVSGAEDPALDTPPWAGSLPPTRQALLHVVHATQRVPRSQGTEAELNARLQALTLTPPNAAGFQSSPSSMPLLDRSPAHSPPQTPPPGASDCHGLWEHQTSIDSEMATLWLTEDEASSTGGRDPVGCCQHPPVSIVSDLELLQGLRALGENPGPVTPFTRRFYLQRLKEAQIAPGPEFSGHSLELAAALRTGCIPDVQADEDTLAQQFEQPDPARRWREGVVKSSFTYLLLDPRDPDAHQPETRALLWSGGRLATCSSPALGGAPAAPRPPRLPG, from the exons ATGTGCTCCGAGGCCCTCCTGGCTCGCAGGTTGCGGGCGGCGCTGCGGGAGGAGGAGCCGTG GGCGGTAGAGGAGCTGCTGCGCTGCGGCGCGGACCCTAATTTGGTGCTGGAGGATGGCGCAGCTGCTGTGCACTTGGCTGCCGGAGCCCGGCACCCGCGCGGCCTGCGTTGCCTCGGGGCCCTACTGCGCCAAGGCGGGGACCCCAACGCTCG ATCTGTCGAGGCATTGACGCCGCTGCATGTGGCCGCTGCCTGGGGCTGCCGCCGCGGCCTGGAGCTGCTGCTGAGCCAAGGAGCAAACCCGGCGCTGCGCGACCAG GACGGACTCCGGCCGCTGGACCTGGCCCTGCAGCAGGGGCACCTGGAGTGTGCGCGAGTCCTGCAAGATCTCGACACGCGGACCAGGACCCGGACCCGGATCGGGGCAGAGACCCAGGAGCCCGAGGCTGCACCTGGCA CTCCAGGCCTCGCTGGATCTCCTGATGAGATGCTGGACTCCATAGCACTCCAAACGCAGCCATGCAGAGGTGACAACAGGGACATGGGCTTGGAGGCTGACCCAGGACCCCCCAGCCTCCCTGTTCCCCTTGAAATTGTGGACAAAGATGGGAGCTCAGCGTCCCCTCCAGGGCCCTGGGATTACAGCTCAGATGCCTCTTTCATCACAGCAGTTGAGGTCTCTGGAGCTGAGGACCCAGCCTTGGACACTCCCCCCTGGGCTGGGTCATTGCCACCGACCAGGCAGGCACTTCTGCATGTTGTCCATGCCACCCAGAGGGTACCTAGGTCTCAGGGCACGGAGGCAGAACTGAATGCCCGTCTGCAGGCCCTGACTCTGACCCCACCAAATGCTGCTGGCTTCCAgtcctccccttcctccatgCCTCTCCTAGACAGGAGTCCAGCTCACAGCCCCCCACAGACACCACCCCCTGGAGCTTCTGACTGCCACGGCCTGTGGGAGCACCAGACATCCATTGATAGTGAGATGGCCACGCTCTGGCTGACAGAGGATGAGGCAAGCTCTACAGGTGGCAGGGACCCTGTCGGCTGTTGCCAGCACCCGCCAGTCTCCATTGTGTCTGACTTGGAGTTGCTGCAGGGGCTCCGAGCGCTTGGTGAGAATCCTGGCCCTGTCACACCCTTCACCCGGCGATTCTACCTCCAGCGGCTGAAAGAAGCCCAGATTGCCCCTG GCCCAGAGTTTTCAGGGCACAGCCTAGAACTGGCTGCAGCCCTGCGGACAGGCTGTATTCCAGATGTCCAGGCAGATGAAGACACGCTGGCCCAGCAGTTTGAGCAGCCAGATCCCGCCAGGAGGTGGCGGGAGGGGGTCGTGAAGTCTAGCTTCACATATTTGCTGCTGGACCCCAG GGATCCAGATGCTCACCAACCAGAAACAAGGGCACTGCTATGGAGTGGTGGCAGGCTGGCCACCTGCTCGTCGCCGGCGCTTGGGGGTGCACCTGCTGCACCGCGCCCTCCTCGTCTTCCTGGCTGA
- the ANKLE1 gene encoding ankyrin repeat and LEM domain-containing protein 1 isoform X1, with the protein MCSEALLARRLRAALREEEPWAVEELLRCGADPNLVLEDGAAAVHLAAGARHPRGLRCLGALLRQGGDPNARSVEALTPLHVAAAWGCRRGLELLLSQGANPALRDQDGLRPLDLALQQGHLECARVLQDLDTRTRTRTRIGAETQEPEAAPGTPGLAGSPDEMLDSIALQTQPCRGDNRDMGLEADPGPPSLPVPLEIVDKDGSSASPPGPWDYSSDASFITAVEVSGAEDPALDTPPWAGSLPPTRQALLHVVHATQRVPRSQGTEAELNARLQALTLTPPNAAGFQSSPSSMPLLDRSPAHSPPQTPPPGASDCHGLWEHQTSIDSEMATLWLTEDEASSTGGRDPVGCCQHPPVSIVSDLELLQGLRALGENPGPVTPFTRRFYLQRLKEAQIAPGPEFSGHSLELAAALRTGCIPDVQADEDTLAQQFEQPDPARRWREGVVKSSFTYLLLDPRETQDLPARAFSLTPAERLQTFVRAIFYVGKGTRARPYVHLWEALGHHGRSRKQACPKVRQILDIWASGCGVVSLHCFQHVVAVEAYTREACIVEALGIQMLTNQKQGHCYGVVAGWPPARRRRLGVHLLHRALLVFLAEGERQLRPQDIQARG; encoded by the exons ATGTGCTCCGAGGCCCTCCTGGCTCGCAGGTTGCGGGCGGCGCTGCGGGAGGAGGAGCCGTG GGCGGTAGAGGAGCTGCTGCGCTGCGGCGCGGACCCTAATTTGGTGCTGGAGGATGGCGCAGCTGCTGTGCACTTGGCTGCCGGAGCCCGGCACCCGCGCGGCCTGCGTTGCCTCGGGGCCCTACTGCGCCAAGGCGGGGACCCCAACGCTCG ATCTGTCGAGGCATTGACGCCGCTGCATGTGGCCGCTGCCTGGGGCTGCCGCCGCGGCCTGGAGCTGCTGCTGAGCCAAGGAGCAAACCCGGCGCTGCGCGACCAG GACGGACTCCGGCCGCTGGACCTGGCCCTGCAGCAGGGGCACCTGGAGTGTGCGCGAGTCCTGCAAGATCTCGACACGCGGACCAGGACCCGGACCCGGATCGGGGCAGAGACCCAGGAGCCCGAGGCTGCACCTGGCA CTCCAGGCCTCGCTGGATCTCCTGATGAGATGCTGGACTCCATAGCACTCCAAACGCAGCCATGCAGAGGTGACAACAGGGACATGGGCTTGGAGGCTGACCCAGGACCCCCCAGCCTCCCTGTTCCCCTTGAAATTGTGGACAAAGATGGGAGCTCAGCGTCCCCTCCAGGGCCCTGGGATTACAGCTCAGATGCCTCTTTCATCACAGCAGTTGAGGTCTCTGGAGCTGAGGACCCAGCCTTGGACACTCCCCCCTGGGCTGGGTCATTGCCACCGACCAGGCAGGCACTTCTGCATGTTGTCCATGCCACCCAGAGGGTACCTAGGTCTCAGGGCACGGAGGCAGAACTGAATGCCCGTCTGCAGGCCCTGACTCTGACCCCACCAAATGCTGCTGGCTTCCAgtcctccccttcctccatgCCTCTCCTAGACAGGAGTCCAGCTCACAGCCCCCCACAGACACCACCCCCTGGAGCTTCTGACTGCCACGGCCTGTGGGAGCACCAGACATCCATTGATAGTGAGATGGCCACGCTCTGGCTGACAGAGGATGAGGCAAGCTCTACAGGTGGCAGGGACCCTGTCGGCTGTTGCCAGCACCCGCCAGTCTCCATTGTGTCTGACTTGGAGTTGCTGCAGGGGCTCCGAGCGCTTGGTGAGAATCCTGGCCCTGTCACACCCTTCACCCGGCGATTCTACCTCCAGCGGCTGAAAGAAGCCCAGATTGCCCCTG GCCCAGAGTTTTCAGGGCACAGCCTAGAACTGGCTGCAGCCCTGCGGACAGGCTGTATTCCAGATGTCCAGGCAGATGAAGACACGCTGGCCCAGCAGTTTGAGCAGCCAGATCCCGCCAGGAGGTGGCGGGAGGGGGTCGTGAAGTCTAGCTTCACATATTTGCTGCTGGACCCCAG GGAGACTCAGGACTTGCCAGCCCGAGCCTTCTCACTGACCCCAGCTGAGCGCCTTCAGACTTTCGTCCGTGCCATCTTCTACGTGGGCAAAGGGACGAGGGCCCGGCCATATGTCCACCTCTGGGAAGCCCTTGGTCACCATGGGCGGTCAAGAAAACAG GCCTGCCCCAAAGTGCGTCAGATCTTGGACATCTGGGCCAGCGGTTGTGGCGTTGTGTCCCTACATTGCTTCCAGCATGTGGTCGCTGTGGAGGCTTATACACGGGAGGCGTGTATTGTGGAAGCCCTAG GGATCCAGATGCTCACCAACCAGAAACAAGGGCACTGCTATGGAGTGGTGGCAGGCTGGCCACCTGCTCGTCGCCGGCGCTTGGGGGTGCACCTGCTGCACCGCGCCCTCCTCGTCTTCCTGGCTGAAGGCGAGCGACAGCTTCGTCCCCAGGACATTCAGGCCCGGGGCTGA
- the ANKLE1 gene encoding ankyrin repeat and LEM domain-containing protein 1 isoform X7 translates to MCSEALLARRLRAALREEEPWAVEELLRCGADPNLVLEDGAAAVHLAAGARHPRGLRCLGALLRQGGDPNARSVEALTPLHVAAAWGCRRGLELLLSQGANPALRDQDGLRPLDLALQQGHLECARVLQDLDTRTRTRTRIGAETQEPEAAPGTPGLAGSPDEMLDSIALQTQPCRGDNRDMGLEADPGPPSLPVPLEIVDKDGSSASPPGPWDYSSDASFITAVEVSGAEDPALDTPPWAGSLPPTRQALLHVVHATQRVPRSQGTEAELNARLQALTLTPPNAAGFQSSPSSMPLLDRSPAHSPPQTPPPGASDCHGLWEHQTSIDSEMATLWLTEDEASSTGGRDPVGCCQHPPVSIVSDLELLQGLRALGENPGPVTPFTRRFYLQRLKEAQIAPGPEFSGHSLELAAALRTGCIPDVQADEDTLAQQFEQPDPARRWREGVVKSSFTYLLLDPRPAPKCVRSWTSGPAVVALCPYIASSMWSLWRLIHGRRVLWKP, encoded by the exons ATGTGCTCCGAGGCCCTCCTGGCTCGCAGGTTGCGGGCGGCGCTGCGGGAGGAGGAGCCGTG GGCGGTAGAGGAGCTGCTGCGCTGCGGCGCGGACCCTAATTTGGTGCTGGAGGATGGCGCAGCTGCTGTGCACTTGGCTGCCGGAGCCCGGCACCCGCGCGGCCTGCGTTGCCTCGGGGCCCTACTGCGCCAAGGCGGGGACCCCAACGCTCG ATCTGTCGAGGCATTGACGCCGCTGCATGTGGCCGCTGCCTGGGGCTGCCGCCGCGGCCTGGAGCTGCTGCTGAGCCAAGGAGCAAACCCGGCGCTGCGCGACCAG GACGGACTCCGGCCGCTGGACCTGGCCCTGCAGCAGGGGCACCTGGAGTGTGCGCGAGTCCTGCAAGATCTCGACACGCGGACCAGGACCCGGACCCGGATCGGGGCAGAGACCCAGGAGCCCGAGGCTGCACCTGGCA CTCCAGGCCTCGCTGGATCTCCTGATGAGATGCTGGACTCCATAGCACTCCAAACGCAGCCATGCAGAGGTGACAACAGGGACATGGGCTTGGAGGCTGACCCAGGACCCCCCAGCCTCCCTGTTCCCCTTGAAATTGTGGACAAAGATGGGAGCTCAGCGTCCCCTCCAGGGCCCTGGGATTACAGCTCAGATGCCTCTTTCATCACAGCAGTTGAGGTCTCTGGAGCTGAGGACCCAGCCTTGGACACTCCCCCCTGGGCTGGGTCATTGCCACCGACCAGGCAGGCACTTCTGCATGTTGTCCATGCCACCCAGAGGGTACCTAGGTCTCAGGGCACGGAGGCAGAACTGAATGCCCGTCTGCAGGCCCTGACTCTGACCCCACCAAATGCTGCTGGCTTCCAgtcctccccttcctccatgCCTCTCCTAGACAGGAGTCCAGCTCACAGCCCCCCACAGACACCACCCCCTGGAGCTTCTGACTGCCACGGCCTGTGGGAGCACCAGACATCCATTGATAGTGAGATGGCCACGCTCTGGCTGACAGAGGATGAGGCAAGCTCTACAGGTGGCAGGGACCCTGTCGGCTGTTGCCAGCACCCGCCAGTCTCCATTGTGTCTGACTTGGAGTTGCTGCAGGGGCTCCGAGCGCTTGGTGAGAATCCTGGCCCTGTCACACCCTTCACCCGGCGATTCTACCTCCAGCGGCTGAAAGAAGCCCAGATTGCCCCTG GCCCAGAGTTTTCAGGGCACAGCCTAGAACTGGCTGCAGCCCTGCGGACAGGCTGTATTCCAGATGTCCAGGCAGATGAAGACACGCTGGCCCAGCAGTTTGAGCAGCCAGATCCCGCCAGGAGGTGGCGGGAGGGGGTCGTGAAGTCTAGCTTCACATATTTGCTGCTGGACCCCAG GCCTGCCCCAAAGTGCGTCAGATCTTGGACATCTGGGCCAGCGGTTGTGGCGTTGTGTCCCTACATTGCTTCCAGCATGTGGTCGCTGTGGAGGCTTATACACGGGAGGCGTGTATTGTGGAAGCCCTAG
- the ANKLE1 gene encoding ankyrin repeat and LEM domain-containing protein 1 isoform X4: MCSEALLARRLRAALREEEPWAVEELLRCGADPNLVLEDGAAAVHLAAGARHPRGLRCLGALLRQGGDPNARSVEALTPLHVAAAWGCRRGLELLLSQGANPALRDQDGLRPLDLALQQGHLECARVLQDLDTRTRTRTRIGAETQEPEAAPGTPGLAGSPDEMLDSIALQTQPCRGDNRDMGLEADPGPPSLPVPLEIVDKDGSSASPPGPWDYSSDASFITAVEVSGAEDPALDTPPWAGSLPPTRQALLHVVHATQRVPRSQGTEAELNARLQALTLTPPNAAGFQSSPSSMPLLDRSPAHSPPQTPPPGASDCHGLWEHQTSIDSEMATLWLTEDEASSTGGRDPVGCCQHPPVSIVSDLELLQGLRALGPEFSGHSLELAAALRTGCIPDVQADEDTLAQQFEQPDPARRWREGVVKSSFTYLLLDPRETQDLPARAFSLTPAERLQTFVRAIFYVGKGTRARPYVHLWEALGHHGRSRKQACPKVRQILDIWASGCGVVSLHCFQHVVAVEAYTREACIVEALGIQMLTNQKQGHCYGVVAGWPPARRRRLGVHLLHRALLVFLAEGERQLRPQDIQARG, from the exons ATGTGCTCCGAGGCCCTCCTGGCTCGCAGGTTGCGGGCGGCGCTGCGGGAGGAGGAGCCGTG GGCGGTAGAGGAGCTGCTGCGCTGCGGCGCGGACCCTAATTTGGTGCTGGAGGATGGCGCAGCTGCTGTGCACTTGGCTGCCGGAGCCCGGCACCCGCGCGGCCTGCGTTGCCTCGGGGCCCTACTGCGCCAAGGCGGGGACCCCAACGCTCG ATCTGTCGAGGCATTGACGCCGCTGCATGTGGCCGCTGCCTGGGGCTGCCGCCGCGGCCTGGAGCTGCTGCTGAGCCAAGGAGCAAACCCGGCGCTGCGCGACCAG GACGGACTCCGGCCGCTGGACCTGGCCCTGCAGCAGGGGCACCTGGAGTGTGCGCGAGTCCTGCAAGATCTCGACACGCGGACCAGGACCCGGACCCGGATCGGGGCAGAGACCCAGGAGCCCGAGGCTGCACCTGGCA CTCCAGGCCTCGCTGGATCTCCTGATGAGATGCTGGACTCCATAGCACTCCAAACGCAGCCATGCAGAGGTGACAACAGGGACATGGGCTTGGAGGCTGACCCAGGACCCCCCAGCCTCCCTGTTCCCCTTGAAATTGTGGACAAAGATGGGAGCTCAGCGTCCCCTCCAGGGCCCTGGGATTACAGCTCAGATGCCTCTTTCATCACAGCAGTTGAGGTCTCTGGAGCTGAGGACCCAGCCTTGGACACTCCCCCCTGGGCTGGGTCATTGCCACCGACCAGGCAGGCACTTCTGCATGTTGTCCATGCCACCCAGAGGGTACCTAGGTCTCAGGGCACGGAGGCAGAACTGAATGCCCGTCTGCAGGCCCTGACTCTGACCCCACCAAATGCTGCTGGCTTCCAgtcctccccttcctccatgCCTCTCCTAGACAGGAGTCCAGCTCACAGCCCCCCACAGACACCACCCCCTGGAGCTTCTGACTGCCACGGCCTGTGGGAGCACCAGACATCCATTGATAGTGAGATGGCCACGCTCTGGCTGACAGAGGATGAGGCAAGCTCTACAGGTGGCAGGGACCCTGTCGGCTGTTGCCAGCACCCGCCAGTCTCCATTGTGTCTGACTTGGAGTTGCTGCAGGGGCTCCGAGCGCTTG GCCCAGAGTTTTCAGGGCACAGCCTAGAACTGGCTGCAGCCCTGCGGACAGGCTGTATTCCAGATGTCCAGGCAGATGAAGACACGCTGGCCCAGCAGTTTGAGCAGCCAGATCCCGCCAGGAGGTGGCGGGAGGGGGTCGTGAAGTCTAGCTTCACATATTTGCTGCTGGACCCCAG GGAGACTCAGGACTTGCCAGCCCGAGCCTTCTCACTGACCCCAGCTGAGCGCCTTCAGACTTTCGTCCGTGCCATCTTCTACGTGGGCAAAGGGACGAGGGCCCGGCCATATGTCCACCTCTGGGAAGCCCTTGGTCACCATGGGCGGTCAAGAAAACAG GCCTGCCCCAAAGTGCGTCAGATCTTGGACATCTGGGCCAGCGGTTGTGGCGTTGTGTCCCTACATTGCTTCCAGCATGTGGTCGCTGTGGAGGCTTATACACGGGAGGCGTGTATTGTGGAAGCCCTAG GGATCCAGATGCTCACCAACCAGAAACAAGGGCACTGCTATGGAGTGGTGGCAGGCTGGCCACCTGCTCGTCGCCGGCGCTTGGGGGTGCACCTGCTGCACCGCGCCCTCCTCGTCTTCCTGGCTGAAGGCGAGCGACAGCTTCGTCCCCAGGACATTCAGGCCCGGGGCTGA
- the ANKLE1 gene encoding ankyrin repeat and LEM domain-containing protein 1 isoform X9 has protein sequence MCSEALLARRLRAALREEEPWAVEELLRCGADPNLVLEDGAAAVHLAAGARHPRGLRCLGALLRQGGDPNARSVEALTPLHVAAAWGCRRGLELLLSQGANPALRDQDGLRPLDLALQQGHLECARVLQDLDTRTRTRTRIGAETQEPEAAPGTPGLAGSPDEMLDSIALQTQPCRGDNRDMGLEADPGPPSLPVPLEIVDKDGSSASPPGPWDYSSDASFITAVEVSGAEDPALDTPPWAGSLPPTRQALLHVVHATQRVPRSQGTEAELNARLQALTLTPPNAAGFQSSPSSMPLLDRSPAHSPPQTPPPGASDCHGLWEHQTSIDSEMATLWLTEDEASSTGGRDPVGCCQHPPVSIVSDLELLQGLRALGLPQSASDLGHLGQRLWRCVPTLLPACGRCGGLYTGGVYCGSPRDPDAHQPETRALLWSGGRLATCSSPALGGAPAAPRPPRLPG, from the exons ATGTGCTCCGAGGCCCTCCTGGCTCGCAGGTTGCGGGCGGCGCTGCGGGAGGAGGAGCCGTG GGCGGTAGAGGAGCTGCTGCGCTGCGGCGCGGACCCTAATTTGGTGCTGGAGGATGGCGCAGCTGCTGTGCACTTGGCTGCCGGAGCCCGGCACCCGCGCGGCCTGCGTTGCCTCGGGGCCCTACTGCGCCAAGGCGGGGACCCCAACGCTCG ATCTGTCGAGGCATTGACGCCGCTGCATGTGGCCGCTGCCTGGGGCTGCCGCCGCGGCCTGGAGCTGCTGCTGAGCCAAGGAGCAAACCCGGCGCTGCGCGACCAG GACGGACTCCGGCCGCTGGACCTGGCCCTGCAGCAGGGGCACCTGGAGTGTGCGCGAGTCCTGCAAGATCTCGACACGCGGACCAGGACCCGGACCCGGATCGGGGCAGAGACCCAGGAGCCCGAGGCTGCACCTGGCA CTCCAGGCCTCGCTGGATCTCCTGATGAGATGCTGGACTCCATAGCACTCCAAACGCAGCCATGCAGAGGTGACAACAGGGACATGGGCTTGGAGGCTGACCCAGGACCCCCCAGCCTCCCTGTTCCCCTTGAAATTGTGGACAAAGATGGGAGCTCAGCGTCCCCTCCAGGGCCCTGGGATTACAGCTCAGATGCCTCTTTCATCACAGCAGTTGAGGTCTCTGGAGCTGAGGACCCAGCCTTGGACACTCCCCCCTGGGCTGGGTCATTGCCACCGACCAGGCAGGCACTTCTGCATGTTGTCCATGCCACCCAGAGGGTACCTAGGTCTCAGGGCACGGAGGCAGAACTGAATGCCCGTCTGCAGGCCCTGACTCTGACCCCACCAAATGCTGCTGGCTTCCAgtcctccccttcctccatgCCTCTCCTAGACAGGAGTCCAGCTCACAGCCCCCCACAGACACCACCCCCTGGAGCTTCTGACTGCCACGGCCTGTGGGAGCACCAGACATCCATTGATAGTGAGATGGCCACGCTCTGGCTGACAGAGGATGAGGCAAGCTCTACAGGTGGCAGGGACCCTGTCGGCTGTTGCCAGCACCCGCCAGTCTCCATTGTGTCTGACTTGGAGTTGCTGCAGGGGCTCCGAGCGCTTG GCCTGCCCCAAAGTGCGTCAGATCTTGGACATCTGGGCCAGCGGTTGTGGCGTTGTGTCCCTACATTGCTTCCAGCATGTGGTCGCTGTGGAGGCTTATACACGGGAGGCGTGTATTGTGGAAGCCCTAG GGATCCAGATGCTCACCAACCAGAAACAAGGGCACTGCTATGGAGTGGTGGCAGGCTGGCCACCTGCTCGTCGCCGGCGCTTGGGGGTGCACCTGCTGCACCGCGCCCTCCTCGTCTTCCTGGCTGA
- the ANKLE1 gene encoding ankyrin repeat and LEM domain-containing protein 1 isoform X2, with protein sequence MCSEALLARRLRAALREEEPAVEELLRCGADPNLVLEDGAAAVHLAAGARHPRGLRCLGALLRQGGDPNARSVEALTPLHVAAAWGCRRGLELLLSQGANPALRDQDGLRPLDLALQQGHLECARVLQDLDTRTRTRTRIGAETQEPEAAPGTPGLAGSPDEMLDSIALQTQPCRGDNRDMGLEADPGPPSLPVPLEIVDKDGSSASPPGPWDYSSDASFITAVEVSGAEDPALDTPPWAGSLPPTRQALLHVVHATQRVPRSQGTEAELNARLQALTLTPPNAAGFQSSPSSMPLLDRSPAHSPPQTPPPGASDCHGLWEHQTSIDSEMATLWLTEDEASSTGGRDPVGCCQHPPVSIVSDLELLQGLRALGENPGPVTPFTRRFYLQRLKEAQIAPGPEFSGHSLELAAALRTGCIPDVQADEDTLAQQFEQPDPARRWREGVVKSSFTYLLLDPRETQDLPARAFSLTPAERLQTFVRAIFYVGKGTRARPYVHLWEALGHHGRSRKQACPKVRQILDIWASGCGVVSLHCFQHVVAVEAYTREACIVEALGIQMLTNQKQGHCYGVVAGWPPARRRRLGVHLLHRALLVFLAEGERQLRPQDIQARG encoded by the exons ATGTGCTCCGAGGCCCTCCTGGCTCGCAGGTTGCGGGCGGCGCTGCGGGAGGAGGAGCC GGCGGTAGAGGAGCTGCTGCGCTGCGGCGCGGACCCTAATTTGGTGCTGGAGGATGGCGCAGCTGCTGTGCACTTGGCTGCCGGAGCCCGGCACCCGCGCGGCCTGCGTTGCCTCGGGGCCCTACTGCGCCAAGGCGGGGACCCCAACGCTCG ATCTGTCGAGGCATTGACGCCGCTGCATGTGGCCGCTGCCTGGGGCTGCCGCCGCGGCCTGGAGCTGCTGCTGAGCCAAGGAGCAAACCCGGCGCTGCGCGACCAG GACGGACTCCGGCCGCTGGACCTGGCCCTGCAGCAGGGGCACCTGGAGTGTGCGCGAGTCCTGCAAGATCTCGACACGCGGACCAGGACCCGGACCCGGATCGGGGCAGAGACCCAGGAGCCCGAGGCTGCACCTGGCA CTCCAGGCCTCGCTGGATCTCCTGATGAGATGCTGGACTCCATAGCACTCCAAACGCAGCCATGCAGAGGTGACAACAGGGACATGGGCTTGGAGGCTGACCCAGGACCCCCCAGCCTCCCTGTTCCCCTTGAAATTGTGGACAAAGATGGGAGCTCAGCGTCCCCTCCAGGGCCCTGGGATTACAGCTCAGATGCCTCTTTCATCACAGCAGTTGAGGTCTCTGGAGCTGAGGACCCAGCCTTGGACACTCCCCCCTGGGCTGGGTCATTGCCACCGACCAGGCAGGCACTTCTGCATGTTGTCCATGCCACCCAGAGGGTACCTAGGTCTCAGGGCACGGAGGCAGAACTGAATGCCCGTCTGCAGGCCCTGACTCTGACCCCACCAAATGCTGCTGGCTTCCAgtcctccccttcctccatgCCTCTCCTAGACAGGAGTCCAGCTCACAGCCCCCCACAGACACCACCCCCTGGAGCTTCTGACTGCCACGGCCTGTGGGAGCACCAGACATCCATTGATAGTGAGATGGCCACGCTCTGGCTGACAGAGGATGAGGCAAGCTCTACAGGTGGCAGGGACCCTGTCGGCTGTTGCCAGCACCCGCCAGTCTCCATTGTGTCTGACTTGGAGTTGCTGCAGGGGCTCCGAGCGCTTGGTGAGAATCCTGGCCCTGTCACACCCTTCACCCGGCGATTCTACCTCCAGCGGCTGAAAGAAGCCCAGATTGCCCCTG GCCCAGAGTTTTCAGGGCACAGCCTAGAACTGGCTGCAGCCCTGCGGACAGGCTGTATTCCAGATGTCCAGGCAGATGAAGACACGCTGGCCCAGCAGTTTGAGCAGCCAGATCCCGCCAGGAGGTGGCGGGAGGGGGTCGTGAAGTCTAGCTTCACATATTTGCTGCTGGACCCCAG GGAGACTCAGGACTTGCCAGCCCGAGCCTTCTCACTGACCCCAGCTGAGCGCCTTCAGACTTTCGTCCGTGCCATCTTCTACGTGGGCAAAGGGACGAGGGCCCGGCCATATGTCCACCTCTGGGAAGCCCTTGGTCACCATGGGCGGTCAAGAAAACAG GCCTGCCCCAAAGTGCGTCAGATCTTGGACATCTGGGCCAGCGGTTGTGGCGTTGTGTCCCTACATTGCTTCCAGCATGTGGTCGCTGTGGAGGCTTATACACGGGAGGCGTGTATTGTGGAAGCCCTAG GGATCCAGATGCTCACCAACCAGAAACAAGGGCACTGCTATGGAGTGGTGGCAGGCTGGCCACCTGCTCGTCGCCGGCGCTTGGGGGTGCACCTGCTGCACCGCGCCCTCCTCGTCTTCCTGGCTGAAGGCGAGCGACAGCTTCGTCCCCAGGACATTCAGGCCCGGGGCTGA